The following are from one region of the Chromobacterium phragmitis genome:
- a CDS encoding ATP-binding protein → MNSWKVYCLGFIAEVRHFCKNARQIFYAAHIIQNVEYTPGTDVLSKFKCGEWLLFGAVWFACVLLVAIQWGVGEYRRLQDGFELAAHQAYAGVARRLDQNESVLSAIDALLLSRESFDAGAVGAFSREMLPRYQQLYAIQFLRNVTTENRSAFLAEMELRFGETFYIRDFDMAGKRSWQPAPARPQSLVVSMIEPDLPSSSPVYGYDMLGDGYFAPVLKRALASGQRVSSRPFELYDGGGRAYMLLQPLYRGVAGEVGRKRLSGMVALVVFCDRLLQLPADGGLSGSLDLALLSRDGEHELLYERVHRVGEHDWWPVVTRLEVRLPLNSEAQPFVLGVGQDIRISDLALFPLLLRELMLTLLLAAGGLIYSQRMALRRQRSLADEELFLQSERASVTLNAIHDGVVILRQDRCIEMANPMALSLVDMPAEEVLGQPCHEVFRLLGELASEFSEDPISECFRTGLPVELSERMQLTTARGKVHFVEGGVAPLLSRDGALIGVVCALRDMGPLRQRTAEALEASESRVKEHLEKLSHVARLHTMGEMASGIAHELNQPLTAISNYCQAAMQMLEGVDETPPQVHSALKLAVAQAGRAGEIIKRLRALVSKRAIETRLVDVNQVVGNCMFLAEYDLKERGIEVVQLLSGYSIPVMADSIQLEQVVLNLLSNAMDALKDEPPLKRHVIVHTRREGKKGILEVRDTGRGITPDLLEVLFHPFFSTKPHGMGLGLSICQTIVEQYGGLISAENIPASGACFRIELPLALQAERQLI, encoded by the coding sequence GTGAATTCTTGGAAAGTCTATTGTCTTGGTTTCATTGCAGAGGTGAGACATTTTTGCAAAAATGCGCGGCAGATATTTTATGCAGCACATATTATTCAAAATGTCGAATATACCCCTGGGACAGATGTCTTGAGCAAATTCAAGTGCGGCGAGTGGCTGCTGTTTGGCGCAGTTTGGTTCGCTTGCGTGCTTCTGGTCGCCATCCAGTGGGGCGTGGGTGAGTACCGCCGGCTGCAAGATGGGTTCGAGCTTGCCGCTCATCAGGCCTATGCCGGCGTGGCGCGCAGGCTGGATCAGAACGAGTCGGTGCTGTCCGCCATCGATGCCTTGCTGCTGTCTCGGGAGTCGTTCGATGCCGGGGCGGTGGGGGCGTTCTCACGCGAGATGCTGCCCCGCTATCAGCAGCTGTATGCTATTCAGTTCCTTCGCAATGTGACAACTGAAAACCGCTCGGCTTTTTTGGCGGAGATGGAGTTGCGTTTCGGGGAGACTTTCTATATCCGCGACTTCGACATGGCAGGAAAGCGGAGTTGGCAACCTGCTCCCGCACGGCCTCAGTCTTTGGTCGTTTCCATGATTGAGCCGGATCTCCCATCCTCCAGTCCCGTGTATGGCTACGATATGCTCGGCGATGGCTATTTCGCCCCAGTCCTGAAGCGGGCGCTGGCGAGCGGGCAAAGGGTCTCTTCACGCCCGTTCGAGTTGTACGATGGTGGCGGGCGAGCTTATATGCTGCTGCAGCCCTTGTATCGAGGAGTGGCAGGAGAAGTCGGCAGGAAGCGATTGTCGGGCATGGTGGCGCTAGTGGTCTTTTGTGATCGGCTATTGCAATTGCCGGCCGATGGAGGCTTGTCGGGCAGCCTTGACCTGGCGCTGCTATCCAGGGACGGAGAGCACGAGTTGCTATATGAGCGTGTCCACCGCGTGGGCGAGCATGATTGGTGGCCTGTGGTGACGCGTCTGGAAGTTCGTCTTCCGCTGAACAGCGAGGCGCAACCCTTCGTGCTGGGTGTGGGCCAGGACATCCGTATCAGCGATTTGGCCTTGTTTCCCTTGTTGCTGCGAGAGCTGATGTTGACGCTGTTGCTGGCGGCGGGAGGTTTGATTTACTCGCAGAGAATGGCCTTGCGCAGGCAGCGCAGCCTAGCCGACGAGGAATTGTTTCTGCAAAGCGAGCGAGCGTCAGTCACGTTGAACGCGATCCATGACGGGGTGGTGATTCTGCGGCAGGACCGCTGTATCGAAATGGCGAATCCTATGGCGCTCAGTCTGGTGGATATGCCCGCTGAGGAGGTGTTGGGCCAACCTTGTCACGAGGTGTTTCGCTTGCTGGGCGAGCTGGCGTCTGAATTTTCGGAGGATCCCATCAGCGAATGCTTCCGCACAGGCCTGCCTGTGGAGCTGTCGGAGCGAATGCAACTGACTACCGCGCGTGGCAAGGTGCATTTTGTCGAGGGCGGCGTTGCGCCGCTGTTGTCGCGAGATGGCGCACTGATCGGCGTGGTGTGCGCGCTGCGGGACATGGGGCCGTTGCGGCAGCGAACGGCGGAGGCGTTGGAGGCCAGCGAATCCCGGGTGAAGGAGCATCTGGAGAAGCTGTCGCATGTCGCCAGGCTGCATACGATGGGCGAGATGGCATCCGGCATCGCGCATGAATTGAATCAGCCGTTGACGGCGATTTCCAATTACTGCCAGGCTGCGATGCAGATGCTGGAAGGCGTGGACGAGACGCCGCCGCAAGTGCATTCCGCGTTGAAGCTGGCGGTGGCGCAGGCCGGGCGGGCGGGAGAGATCATCAAGCGGTTGCGCGCCCTTGTCAGCAAGCGGGCGATAGAGACGCGGCTGGTTGACGTCAACCAAGTGGTCGGCAATTGCATGTTCCTGGCGGAGTATGATCTGAAGGAGCGGGGCATCGAAGTGGTGCAGCTGCTGTCCGGCTATTCGATTCCGGTGATGGCTGACAGCATCCAGCTGGAGCAGGTGGTATTGAACCTGTTGTCCAATGCGATGGATGCGCTGAAGGACGAGCCGCCATTGAAGCGGCATGTGATCGTGCATACCAGGCGCGAAGGCAAGAAGGGGATATTGGAGGTGCGGGATACCGGCCGCGGCATCACGCCGGACCTGCTTGAGGTGCTGTTCCACCCCTTTTTCTCCACCAAACCGCATGGGATGGGGCTTGGCTTGTCCATCTGCCAGACCATAGTCGAACAATACGGGGGCCTG